A region from the Gavia stellata isolate bGavSte3 chromosome 12, bGavSte3.hap2, whole genome shotgun sequence genome encodes:
- the LOC132317915 gene encoding LOW QUALITY PROTEIN: PHD finger protein 7-like (The sequence of the model RefSeq protein was modified relative to this genomic sequence to represent the inferred CDS: inserted 1 base in 1 codon), with product MERAPASTEQACMLCRRAEADPDICGRKLEKEGLCAHVFCLFFANELYQQRLKELGLMGFLPEDIRRTIQRAARKDCFVCGENGAAITCHETDCDRSFHLPCAVEGGCVTQFLPQYRSFCWEHRPEQAVEAAPEENTTCLICLDPVGDRKSYGTMVCPACKHAWFHRGCIQVGALPLAPGHGRRSAAPGPXLVLLMFLLQGQAARAGISCFQCPLCRDKEEFLLEMLTMGIRIPFRLPSWENSRAYAALYERHGRCDASECLCPGGREQAEEEGPWQLLLCCSCAAEGTHRRCAYSGNSTASWECNSCAGLGTDSSTASELAGPSTASQSGSGPSHDSPAPETSSPSTSSQAASGQSLASVVPEISSPSTASQAPSGSSCGSPPLQDSLRSSPPGPERVRECSRLQRRAQTPYSRPSRHGGRSRAPAPSAESSTPSQAVLGLSHSSLVPETSSPSTSSHEASGSSCGSPALDTSSSSAGSHAAFGPSHGSLAPETSSPGSAAPGPSHGSPVLEGSSRSSPPGPKRVRDRSRLRHLDSPMLDFAFLFSYSGGA from the exons ATGGAGAGGGCCCCCGCCTCGACGGAGCAGG cgtGCATGCTGTGTCGCCGGGCAGAGGCTGACCCGGACATCTGTGGGCgcaaactggagaaggaagggctcTGTGCCCACGTGTTTTGCCTG tttttcgcCAACGAGCTTTACCAGCAACGGCTCAAGGAATTAGGACTCATGGGATTTCTCCCTGAGGATATTCGACGCACCATCCAGCGGGCAGCGCGGAAG gACTGCTTCGTCTGTGGCGAGAATGGGGCCGCCATCACCTGCCACGAGACAGACTGCGACCgcagcttccatctcccctgtgccGTGGAGGGTGGATGCGTCACCCAGTTCCTTCCTCAGTACAg gtccttctgctgggagcaccgcccagagcaggcagtggaggcGGCTCCggaggagaacaccacctgcctcatctgcctggaccctgtgggggacagaAAGTCCTACGGCACCATGGTGTGCCCAGCGTGCAAACACGCCTGGTTCCACAGGGGCTGCATCCAGGTAGGAGCCCTTCCCTTGGCCCCGGGCCACGGCAGGcgctcagcagcaccagggc cACTCGTGCTCCTTATGTttctcctgcagggacaggctgcgcgcgctggcatttcttgcttccagtgCCCGCTCTGTAGAGATAAGGAAGAGTTTCTCCTGGAAATGCTCACCATGGGGATCCGAATCCCCTTCAG gCTGCCATCATGGGAGAACAGCCGTGCATACGCAGCACTATATGAGAGGCACGGCCGCTGCGATGCCAGCGAGTGCCTTtgtccaggaggcagggagcaggcagaggaagaggg GCCCTGgcaactgctcctgtgctgctcctgtgctgccgaGGGCACCCACAGACGCTGCGCCTACTCGGGGAACAGCACGGCCAGCTGGGAGtgcaacagctgtgctggcctgggcaccg ACTCCAGTACCGCCTCGGAGCTCGCcggccccagcactgccagccagtCAGGATCGGGGCCTTCCCACGACTCTCCGGCACccgagaccagcagccccagcaccagcagccaggcgGCATCGGGGCAATCTCTCGCATCTGTGGTGCCCGAgatcagcagccccagcaccgccagccaggCGCCATCGGGGTCCTCCTGCGGCTCCCCGCCACTTCAGGACAGCCTCCGCTCCAGCCCCCCTGGGCCCGAGCGGGTGCGAGAATGCTCCCGCTTGCAACGTCGGGCCCAAACACCATACAGCCGGCCCAGCAGACACGGTGGCAGGAGCCGTGCGCCAGCACCgagtgctgagagcagcactcccagccaggcggtgctggggctgtcccacAGCTCGCTGGTACcggagaccagcagccccagcaccagcagccacgAAGCGTCGGGGTCCTCCTGCGgctccccagcactggacaccagcagctccagcgccGGTAGCCACGCAGCATTCGGGCCGTCCCATGGCTCCCTGGCaccagagaccagcagccccggcagcgcggcacCAGGGCCATCCCACGGCTCCCCAGTGCTTGAGGgcagcagccgctccagccCACCTGGGCCCAAGCGGGTGCGAGACCGCTCCCGCTTGCGAC ACCTGGATTCTCCAATGCTGGATTTCgcattcctcttttcctactCCGGTGGCGCCTGA